TATGAGGCATATTAGGATTCTTATTGCTTATAGGGGTCTAAGAGCCCTAAATGTGTACAAATAGATCCCATACTTGGGGAAGAGAGGGAGCATATTTCATTATTCACAAGCAATATTCTTTGAATACAaaatacctatattctctccatatattctctattgttttcttattttaacaTGATGGTTGGCCCTACGTTGACtatccaaaagtcataaaaataacatttggCATATTCACCCATCACACCTTAGCTCGGAACACTCTGACCTCACATCAAACAAGCAGAATGTAAAAGGACATGAATACGATCCGACCCATCGATTTATACGTATTTGGGACATTGCAACGCATTTACACTATCAGTAACAaatagagaaagtatagaacatatacaacattgtaatagagtcaatagtaaaaataaacataaaatgttaaacaaataaacaaaaaagcaCAGAACGACGGTTTTATTTTGTCaaaaatataatgcatgcaTGGCACTTCTGAAGCTCAGAGTCTGTTTAGTTTCAGCagctaatttaattcaaactacatttattatttatttattatagacCAGAACATTGAACACTGTACTGGCCTTAATTTTTGTGGGCACCACTTGGCTGATGCATTGTCGGATCATGAAGATAATCCAACAACTTGTTAACGTAATTATCTTGTTTCTCCTTCTCAAACAACTTCCCCTTCATCTTCTTCAGCTTTTCTGCGAATATCTTTCCTTGCCCCTCCACCATTACCACTCTCAGTGACTCGGCCACCGAGTCTCTGGAAAACGATCCATCATTCTCATCCCTCGCTATTTCATACCCCATTTCCTTCTCCACTAATAGCCTTGCAATCATCCCTTGGTCCGCTAAGAAAGGGAGCAGAATgagttttttctcaaatttgagGGCCTCCACCACGGAGCTCCATCCCGAGTGAGTCAAGAACCCTCCCACCGAGTCATGACTCAGTATCTTCAGCTGAGGTGCCCAGCTTGTACATATCACCCCGCGCCCTCTCGTCCTCTCTTCAAACCCTTCTGGAAGTTTCGTCACTTCCTCATCCGCCCAGCCTCGTTGTTTCCTGTAAACCCAGAAGAATGGTAGCTTCGAAAGCTCTAACCCCAGAGCTATCTCTACCACTTCTTCCTGATTCGGCTTTGTTTCGCTCCCAAAAGCTACGTACACTACTGAACCTGAAAGCATACAGGCTGTtcagtatataatatataaacattgcaattcaactatcagcttagacctTTAGTTGCCAACCAATAAAAAGAAGGCTATGGTCCACCTGTTGCTTGGAGCCTAAAAATTAATCAGCCCCACACCAGCACattgaacatataataatatatatatatgtgatattcaatttaaatttcGAAAATCAAACCTTTTTCTTGCTTGTCTAGCCATTCCTTGATTTCAAGCCAAGCTGCTTTCTTCTGGTCATCGTCTTCTTCATCAGCATAACCTGTGGTGGGCAGCAACCCAACCGGGATGGTGGGTTTTCCGAACAAATCTTCTACTAATTGCAGCCACTCCGGCTCGAGTTCGTAACAGCTCCTAACAAAAACAGCACTCGCGCCTTTCACGGTAACAGCTAAGCGATAAACGTCGGAGACGTTGCCGCCGTCGATGTAAGCGTCGTTGAACAGGCGCATAATCTCGAAATAACGAGGCACGATCGTGGTCTCAAACGGGACCCACTTGGGTTTGGACGTCATATGCTTTGCCTCCACTCGATAATCTAGACCGTCGATAATTGCCGACGGAGGGCCCACTAGGGATACGAGAATAGACGCTGTAACTATGCTGAAATGGACGTTGGGGATGCTCAGATTTTCCATGATAGGAACTAACCGAAACGAAGCGAAATCGTGAATTACCCAATCTGGGGAAAGTGTTTGCAGAAGAGCATCCATGGAGTATTGGAGCTCATCGAAGGCAATTTTGAGGTACCTGACTTTGTCATAAGGTAAGTCCAAGGTGGACTCTGCATCTTGTGGGAGATTTTCGACTTGCGGCAAAGGTAATCCGATGAGATCGATGTTTGGTACGAGGTTTGGGTGCAATTTGGGGAGGCGCTGGATGTTTCTGGGAGTGGACACAAACGAAATCTTGTTGCCTCTCTCAGCTAAGAGCTTAGCTAGCTCCAAGTATGGAATAATGTGTCCGAAGGCTAACCATGGGAGCATCACGATGTGAAGTGAAGTACTGTCACTCGCCATGGTTAACAACTTTTAAGAAATAAATCTTAGGAAAATGCAAAGGCAATACCTTTTTGTGGTTCTCACTATCCTTTTAATCTTCTCCTGGTGGATTCTTTAGGGTCCAAGATATGTTTTTGccatgaaattgtaatacttttaatgaaaaatgtactgagtttttttttttattttcttaaatatgtaACTTCATTCATTGATATATCATAGTTAATTGTGACAAAAGCAACCTAACACCGCATATACTACGTAGTACGTACtctacacatatataattaaatatctaGCCACTCTAAATCAATAATTAACGTAACCTAAAACAACAGAACATTTAACCTGGAAGATTCACGGATACAATTAATTGGGCATTCATGGAGAATGACACATGCAACCGGTAGCGAAGAAACACGTGTCTGGGACCtcaaacattattaattaataacattacGTCGCAAAACCACGAAAGGACAATACTTGAATATTTtgccataattaattaaaggtgAATGGACACTTGACCATCACACAATTTAATACATGTGCAATGATTTGCATCGCTTTTTCTCTCAAATTACTGTCTCTGATCGagtgaatatataataattgtgcAGGCATAATCTATTTCTCTACTCAGCTTTAGTCACATCTAGAAAGATCGAACGTACAAATGATCAGattaaagtaataaaaaataaaattctattaCAGGGACTCTCAAATCTTATTCTCTGACGTGACGAACaggataaattaattttttctatgtGCGCCCCAATGCAACTGTTTACATCAAGATTTTGTATGTGGtagtaaaagttgagagtataTAATGAGGGTACATACTACTATACTTTGATACACAAGACAGAAAAGCAAaagcatttaatttaatttgcaagCTAGCTAGAAAGGAAATATAAAAGTCATAAATTTGCATTATTGTTGCAGGGGTTTTTGGACCTGAAAATGAAGCCATGGCTGCGGATTTTGCTCACCAGGTTCATAGCATTTGTCCCAAGCTTTTTCTGTTAAACGTTATTCGAACAACTGAGCTATCTACATCATATTAGGGAGTCGGTCTCTTTGTCTATCCAGGTGAAATGGTTCTTTAACCCTCCGATATTGATATTAGGTAGCTTACTAAATTGTAAAAGAGTAAATTTTGAAGTTTTGATAGGCGATTGTCCTTATATAATGGACAATTTAGTTCACCTTTTTTTGTAAGGCCAAAATCTTGTTTATTTCTCCTCATGATGAATAAGATTCCTACAGTACGTGTCTTCAAGTGGATGTAACCTTCATATCGAAGGCAAACCACTTTAAGGGTCCttaaataatatgaaaacaaacttctagaagtcatttttaagattttaCAATGTTTAGTTATCAATAGAAAATGAAGGTAATGAAAAGTATTAATTTTGGTCTAagaaaaatgaatcattttggTGAAAAATATCTTATGAGATTTTTACTTGCAAGACATTTtctaaattcttattttatgtTCAATACTCTCTCGATCTCTGAGTGGTGTCAAATGGAAGCGTTCTCCTAccatatgtataattattatttgaatttgactACACTAGTTTAGTTAGAAAATGGGTCTCGTTGAGCTATGCTAAATAACTTCAAAGGAGGAGAAAAAAAAGGTCCAATTTGACGGAAAATTTCTTCCTTCCTAGCTTTTTAGTTAGAAGACATTTTGCGAATTGTttattttcccatatttattttttctctatcttttttctaattttcacattattattaccacAACCACAAtaaccaccaccgccaccacataaaaatatacttttataaccttttaaattatttccctaaaaataagtcattttcttgaaaataatttttcggaaaatattttgaaaatatttttcagggTTAATTTCCAAACAGACCctaagaaattacattttttctgttaaatattcaaCCACggaaaaattcgaaaaatgactttcaaaaattattttttagattttcaaaCTGACCCTTATTTAATATGGGTCAGGTTTATGTCTTTTTTTAGTCACATCATTAGATTTGCATCAAGAAATGCAATATACATTCACCATCATACGATATGGGCGGTTGCATGTGAGccaattaagtatatattacTATCCCGGGCAGTTGGTGTTAGTGAGGAGATCGATAGTGCCAATACGTCATGGGGTTAACCGGGCTGATCAAGTCATACAATAATTTGATGACTTGCATTACCGCTAAACCAATAATCAACACAACACTGTACTACTTAACCTGCAGGAAAATCATATCCATGCACGCACACAATTGAGCATCCAATTCAAGGAGATTGACACATGCAACGAGCAGCCAATAAATCACGTGTCAGTTGGGACCTCCAAACATTCATTATTAATGATATGACGTCCCAAAACTACGAAAggacaatatttatatattttctcataaCTAATGAAAGCTGAATGGACAATGGTGCATGACTCGACgccacaaaaaattaaagtatgttTCGCCAGAATTACCCTACAATCACATTGATATGTCTTTGCCTTCTTAATGAGTGATGAGAGAGATTGTTGAGCAGCATATACGGAGCCAAATCCGTTTATCTATCTAAtcaaatattttgtatgcacatccttcaaatattttatgTACGTCCCTAATAGCTAATACCCAACATCGTATTCCTTGGGTACACTCCAACATGGGATGAGATTATTTGAGTAGGTGTAAAGTAATGATGCCATGCAACACTTTTTATGAAAAACAACAATGATGCCATCAAACCGCAATGTGTTTGGTGTAATTGACTTAGCTTGATTATTTGAGTAGGTGTAAAGTAATTTTCACAAGTGTCCCTTGTATAGGATTTATAAAGTAGAGCTAATTACCTCGCACACTATAGCTAGTGAACAAAATCGGTTGCAAATGTCTTCAGGGTACGATGTACGTATGCGGTATGTCTACCTGCAAGTAGgacatttaatttattaccaAGATTACTAGGACGACTATTGgttgggggggaggggggggggtctATAAAGTGAGAGTGAAGCCATCATCATCTATCATTCTATCTCACTTGAATTGGGCAGGTGGGTCGAAGAAAAGAAGGCAAAACTGTGAATGAAATGGCCTCATTGGTGCAAATACAGGAGACCCCAACTTGGAAGAAGTTCTTGAGCTATGTAGGTCCTGGTTTACTGGTCTCTGTAGCCTATCTTGATCCTGGAAACTGTAAGCAACTAAGattcataatattatattgtctCTCACATACACACACAGATCTTAGCTTTCATCATGCTGCTGGCCGGATGAAGAATGTGTTATTTCCATTTTACACTCATTTTCTTACTGTACTGTGTTTGTTTTGGACGATATGCCGAACATGCATATACAGTGGAGACAGATTTGCAAGCAGGAGCAGACCACAAATACGAGGTTTCTCCCTCCTTCCTTTCTTTGATCTAATTGTGTGTTAATTAAAAGGGAGAAAAAGAAGCTAATTAAATGCATAAAGAATGTACCTTCTTGTACGTTTAATTCTGATGAATTTGAACTTGTTTGGTGAGACAGTTGCTATGGATCGTGCTCCTTGGACTGGCATTTGCATTTATAATCCAATCTCGCTCAGCAAATCTTGGAGTAGCAACAggtcacatatatatattagaataagTTTTTCACAAATGGCAATTTAGAAATGTGAAATAATGTAAATGTTGAAGcttattaatcaatttttgGGAACAGGAAGGCATCTGTCTGAGCATTGCAAGGACGAATATCCGAAGCCAGTGACTTACTGTCTCTGGATACTGGCTGAAGTTTCCGTCATAGCTGCTGACATCCCACAAGGTTTACCTCTCATATCATATATACAATATTGATTGATCCCAGTTAGCAATCCAAGttcaacaataaattaaaaagaataagaTATTTGAAGGGGGAAGGGATCTAGATAGCTCTATTTAACAAGATCCAAAGTCATTCTATTCTTACCCTATCCTGCAAACCAGCAAACGAAACAGGAATTAGCACAGGCTTCTTTTAGTACtctatattacaatataattagTTTGTGTTCAATACACGTGCAGTGATAGGCATCGCTTTTGCTCTCAAATTACTCCTCAATATACCATTATGGTCTGGGGTCATGCTGGCTGGATTGAATACTCTTCTGCTTCTTGGGCTACAGAAATATGGCGTAAGCGCAATTCTCATAACAACAACAAAGGAAATTAATGaccaaattataattataataatataataaatgtcCACTCCAAAGTAAATAAAAGTATTAGTAACCAAATTGTAACTTAAGTCAATTGATGTTGGACTGACTACACGTGCTGAGATGTAAAATCAGTGATACAGAGTGATGATCTCACACGTTTAGTATAAACAAAGCAATGGCCTGGTTAGTAATTCAAGGATTCAGAGTTAAGTAGATCTTGATTTCCCTCATTTCCCGAATGAATGCAGATACGAAAGCTAGAACTAGCAATTGCAGTACTATTGATGATTGTAGGGGGGTGCTTCTTCAGTGTAATGGTACATGCCCAGCCTAATGTGAAGGACATGGCAATGGGAATGTTCATCCCAAAATTGAGCAATGGAAGTGCCACCAGAGACTCCATTGCTCTTCTAGGAGCTCTTATCATGCcgtaaattcaaaattttattttcctacTATTTTTCCTGTTGAAAATTTTCCTGTGTTATTGAAGTTTCTCTAATGTCTTTGAGTGAATAATTATGCAGGCATAACCTATTTCTCCATTCAGCTTTAGTCACATCTAGAAAGATCCATCGTTCAAATGATCAGATTAGGGTAATAAAAATTGTCTTACAAATAAACACAAGACTAGCTTCTTACCTTTACTGCTTCCTCTGTTTCGATACAGAATGCGACAAAGTACTTCCTGTTGGAAAGTGGAATGGCATTGTTTATAGCATTCCTTGTCAATGTA
This portion of the Ipomoea triloba cultivar NCNSP0323 chromosome 5, ASM357664v1 genome encodes:
- the LOC116019400 gene encoding UDP-glycosyltransferase 91A1-like; translation: MASDSTSLHIVMLPWLAFGHIIPYLELAKLLAERGNKISFVSTPRNIQRLPKLHPNLVPNIDLIGLPLPQVENLPQDAESTLDLPYDKVRYLKIAFDELQYSMDALLQTLSPDWVIHDFASFRLVPIMENLSIPNVHFSIVTASILVSLVGPPSAIIDGLDYRVEAKHMTSKPKWVPFETTIVPRYFEIMRLFNDAYIDGGNVSDVYRLAVTVKGASAVFVRSCYELEPEWLQLVEDLFGKPTIPVGLLPTTGYADEEDDDQKKAAWLEIKEWLDKQEKGSVVYVAFGSETKPNQEEVVEIALGLELSKLPFFWVYRKQRGWADEEVTKLPEGFEERTRGRGVICTSWAPQLKILSHDSVGGFLTHSGWSSVVEALKFEKKLILLPFLADQGMIARLLVEKEMGYEIARDENDGSFSRDSVAESLRVVMVEGQGKIFAEKLKKMKGKLFEKEKQDNYVNKLLDYLHDPTMHQPSGAHKN
- the LOC116019589 gene encoding metal transporter Nramp1-like, with translation MASLVQIQETPTWKKFLSYVGPGLLVSVAYLDPGNLETDLQAGADHKYELLWIVLLGLAFAFIIQSRSANLGVATGRHLSEHCKDEYPKPVTYCLWILAEVSVIAADIPQVIGIAFALKLLLNIPLWSGVMLAGLNTLLLLGLQKYGIRKLELAIAVLLMIVGGCFFSVMVHAQPNVKDMAMGMFIPKLSNGSATRDSIALLGALIMPHNLFLHSALVTSRKIHRSNDQIRNATKYFLLESGMALFIAFLVNVAVVSVSGSICSNPYVSADEKAHCNEITLDSAAFLLKDSLGKWSSKLYAVSLLASGQSSSVTGTFAGQYIMQGFLDLKMKLWLRNLLTRCIAIAPSLMVCIIGGSSGAGKLIIIASMILSFELPFALVPLLRFTSSGSKMGQHKNSKMVTVITWLLGFCSIGVNIYFLSRSLFGWLTSKKMPRAVSIFSTVMICPVMVLYVAMLAYLTLKPEATSKSVQSSEASSTGTVEMELGQGADLQNSEVADEI